One genomic segment of Thermostichus vulcanus str. 'Rupite' includes these proteins:
- a CDS encoding NAD(P)H-quinone oxidoreductase subunit 4 has protein sequence MSNPLEFPWLTTLVLLPLLAAFGIPLIPQSRWVRWYALAVGVLDLGLMIYAFGRHYDLQNFSLQLAERFAWVPQIGFDWSLAVDGLSLPLVLLSGLITTLSVVAAWNVTNKPRLFFFLLLLMYSAQVGVFLAQDMLLFFLMWEIELVPVYLLISIWGGPKRQYAATKFILYTAAASIFILVGSLAMAFYGEGFSFDMAELSTKSYPIALELFVYTGLLIAFGVKLPIFPMHTWLPDAHSEASAPISMILAGVLLKMGGYGLIRMNVGMLSEAHVYFAPVLAVLGVVNIIYGALAAFGQSHLKRRLAYSSIAHMGFVLIGISAFTELGINGALLQMISHGLIAAALFFLTGITYERTHTLSLDKLGGLAKQMPKTFALFTAGSLASLALPGMSGFVGELTVFLGLTTSDAYTPAFKAGIALLAAVGIILTPIYLLSMLRQVFYGAQDPGLVVESYLGDVRPREMAVALCLLLPIIGIGLYPRLATQTYDVTAVAVASQVRSVLPTEIVQQPFFPFPVQPAQVAVLSMDMEK, from the coding sequence ATGAGCAATCCCCTTGAGTTTCCCTGGCTGACAACGCTGGTGCTCCTGCCGCTGCTGGCAGCCTTCGGGATCCCGTTGATCCCCCAGAGCCGTTGGGTTCGTTGGTACGCCCTCGCTGTGGGGGTTTTGGATTTGGGCCTGATGATCTATGCCTTTGGGCGCCACTACGACCTACAGAACTTCTCGCTGCAGTTGGCGGAGCGATTCGCCTGGGTTCCTCAAATTGGCTTTGACTGGTCACTGGCGGTAGATGGGCTTTCTTTGCCTTTGGTGCTGCTGTCGGGGTTGATCACCACCCTCTCGGTTGTGGCGGCCTGGAATGTGACCAATAAGCCGCGCCTGTTTTTCTTCCTGTTGCTGTTGATGTATAGCGCACAGGTGGGGGTGTTTCTGGCGCAGGACATGCTCCTCTTCTTCTTGATGTGGGAGATCGAGCTGGTGCCGGTGTATTTGCTGATCTCCATTTGGGGCGGGCCGAAGCGGCAATATGCGGCGACTAAGTTCATTCTCTACACGGCAGCTGCCTCCATCTTTATTTTGGTGGGATCCCTGGCGATGGCCTTCTACGGGGAGGGCTTCAGCTTTGATATGGCCGAGCTGAGTACCAAGTCTTATCCCATTGCCCTGGAATTGTTTGTCTACACCGGTTTACTGATTGCCTTCGGGGTAAAGTTGCCGATTTTCCCGATGCACACCTGGCTACCGGATGCCCACAGTGAAGCTTCTGCCCCCATTTCCATGATTCTGGCTGGGGTCCTGCTAAAGATGGGGGGCTATGGCCTGATCCGCATGAATGTCGGGATGCTATCAGAAGCCCATGTGTACTTTGCACCGGTTTTGGCCGTATTGGGTGTGGTGAACATCATCTACGGGGCGCTGGCGGCCTTTGGTCAGAGCCATCTGAAGCGGCGCTTGGCCTATTCTTCCATTGCCCACATGGGTTTTGTGTTGATCGGCATCTCTGCTTTCACGGAGCTGGGCATCAACGGTGCACTGTTACAGATGATCTCCCACGGATTGATCGCGGCGGCTCTGTTCTTCTTGACAGGGATTACCTACGAGCGTACCCACACCCTCTCCCTCGACAAATTGGGGGGCTTGGCTAAGCAAATGCCGAAGACCTTCGCCCTGTTCACTGCGGGATCCCTGGCTTCCTTGGCCCTACCCGGGATGAGTGGATTTGTCGGCGAGCTGACGGTGTTCTTGGGCCTGACCACTAGCGATGCCTATACGCCTGCCTTCAAAGCTGGGATTGCCCTGTTGGCGGCGGTCGGGATCATTCTCACCCCGATTTATTTGCTCTCCATGCTGCGGCAAGTCTTCTATGGTGCTCAGGATCCGGGGTTGGTGGTCGAGAGCTACCTCGGGGATGTGCGCCCGCGGGAGATGGCGGTTGCCCTCTGTTTGCTCTTGCCGATCATCGGCATTGGCCTCTATCCGCGTCTGGCTACCCAAACCTACGATGTTACGGCGGTGGCAGTGGCTTCACAGGTGCGCAGTGTCTTGCCAACCGAAATTGTGCAGCAACCTTTCTTTCCCTTCCCGGTTCAACCGGCTCAGGTGGCGGTTTTGTCGATGGATATGGAAAAGTAA